A region from the Canis lupus dingo isolate Sandy chromosome X, ASM325472v2, whole genome shotgun sequence genome encodes:
- the LOC112652482 gene encoding uncharacterized protein LOC112652482 — MMHVIIIVVSEHGFWISALSTFVSGYFPVVGVSCASQDIEQHLWSPSTRCNSSPPAITPKMTPSIVHVPYRESLPIENHCVRDEVVSCNSAVGEICFPFLIYFFYHLKFYPNITENLDVLGIEAMCSNFGEESDGEHTPIDFKRNGSHQSCFTTDGLPSSARESGMGANEDSAIQGVGRALPGSLETEVPGTGPAPPACSLPCTGPRGGSYGMPPSKSYFQLECKEAFRKAKAALSVGLRLGRGSADLPFREAPTGRQEHLLWHSRPWAVLLVDICPEGRARAPPTSMPNCVL, encoded by the exons ATGATGCATGTAATCATAATTGTAGTGTCAGAGCACGGTTTCTGGATCTCAGCCCTATCAACATTTGTGTCTGGATATTTCCCTGTAGTGGGGGTGTCCTGTGCATCGCAGGACATTGAACAGCACCTCTGGTCTCCATCTACTAGATGCAATAGTAGCCCTCCAGCTATCACTCCAAAAATGACTCCAAGCATTGTCCATGTTCCCTACAGGGAATCACTGcccattgagaaccactgtgttAGAGATGAAGTTGTTTCTTGTAATTCTGCTGTTGGagagatttgttttcctttccttatatattttttttatcacctgAAATTCTACCCAAACATCACAGAAAAT CTGGATGTTCTGGGAATTGAGGCGATGTGTTCAAACTTTGGGGAAGAAAGTGATGGTGAACATACCCCCATAGACTTCAAGAGGAATGGAAGCCACCAGAGCTGCTTCACAACAGACGGGTTACCCAGCAGTGCCAGAGAGTCAGGGATGGGAGCAAATGAAGACTCTGCTATTCAGGGTGTGGGGAG AGCCCTTCCGGGAAGTCTTGAGACAGAAGTCCCCGGCACAGGGCCCGCTCCACCCGCCTGCAGTCTCCCATGCACCGGTCCCCGGGGAGGCTCTTACGGAATGCCTCCTAGTAAAAGTTACTTCCAGTTGGAATGTAAGGAAGCTTTCCGCAAG GCCAAGGCAGCCTTGTCtgtggggctgaggctggggcgagGTTCAGCTGATTTGCCTTTCCGGGAGGCTCCCACCGGAAGACAGGAGCACCTCCTGTGGCACTCCAGACCTTGGGCAGTCCTGCTGGTGGACATCTGCCCTGAAGGCAGGGCAAGGGCTCCACCCACGTCTATGCCTAATTGTGTGCTAtga